The stretch of DNA TCTCTTAGAGCATATTTTTTTAATTCATCAGGAATTACTTCTTCCACCTTTATTAATTCTAAATTTTCTATAAAACCTAAGGAATATAAGGCATTTCTGACTGATTCATACTCAAATTCCTCCGAAAATTCTTCTGAAAGATCAGAAAACTCTTTTGCTAGCTTAACTATATTTTTTATTATTTTCTCTAGTTCTTCTAATTTTTTTCTTATTTTCCTTAGTTCTTTAACTACATCTTTTAGACTAACTTCATCACGATTTTTTCTTTATTTCTCATAATTTATATTATACTCTTTTTTAGGATTCTTTCGTAAATCTTTTATCGCTTTAGATCCCTCCAAATTCTTCTGCTGAAAGTGGGGGAAACCTTGAGAGTTTTCAGACTCTGAGGCTTTTTCGGCAGATTCTATATCTTCATATTGCTTTGCACTGATCTTGCCTCTGCCAGGGTTTATTTTTCGATTTTGATACCTAATCTATAAATAAACTTTTCTGCCAACCTAAAATCTGAATCTATTTCTTCTTTTCCCTCTTTTAGCCCCATACTATAACCTGCAATATTAATACCCTTATAAAAAGTTTCAAATAGCTTTTTCAACAGTTGTGCATCCTCAGAAAATGGATTCCTATTTATATAGTCCATATATTCATCTTCATTTTTAGGTAGCTCCTCTTTTCCTATTTTCCCAGTACTCAAAAATGCATAGTCAAGTACCTTCAAAATTGCAACCCATAAGAGTCTATAAGCTACCCTAACATATCTTATATCTTCATAAGAATTTAACTCCTCATCAATAGGAGACTTATTAAGCATTTCTCTTGACTTCTGATAAAATCTAATTACCTCTTCCTTTATCTTCTCAAGTTCTTCTAGTTTCTTTTCTTTATTTTCCATAAAATTACTATAATCTTTTTCAAGATTCTCTTGCAATCTCCTTAATATTAATCTCCTAATCTTTGATTCTCTTTTTCCTACTTTTATACTTTCAGCATCATAGAGTAGCTATTCTATAAAACTCTAAGGCATTACTTTAATCTCAATTTCACATACCTCAACTGTCTCCTAAGCGTATATTTAGCTGAAAGACCGCCTCTTTAAGACTAAAAATTTTCCGAAAGAACAACAACAGCTAACTCCCGAAAATCAGTAGAAAAATTATCTAGAGAAAATTTTTCTAATAAATTCAAAGATTTAATCTTTCTTAGTGATATCTCCTATTCCAGAGGTTTTTTCATATCTCTAATCTTAACTCACCTAATGTTTTTTTACACTCTTTGGTCTTTTCATCAGTTTTCTAATAGTTTATTTGTTGAGCATGTTTTAAATTTCTCCAAACCAAGAAGGACAACGTTTACAACATAAAGCTAGTCAAAGGTAGGTATGAAAATGTGAAATATTACGGGAGGTTATATTGTTTGAACAGAGATATAAGGTTAAGTGGTTGTTTGGTAATGTGAAGTGTGTTTAGTAATTAAGGATAAGACGGGATTATATTAGCTTATGAGACTGTTCGTGATAGCAAGATTCATAATGTGGAACTTTGAAGGTGTTGCTGGAAATAAGGTCTTTTTTTGTGTATTTCTACATGCGTTGTAGAATTATTGTCATATACAGCCAAGATAATTCTAAAACAGCCTCAACATAATATCCATAACTAACAACTCAACATGTTAAAAGCTACATCAAACTCTTTCCAAAAAAAACACTCCCTTGAACGTTGGTTTATATCATAAGGCTCTGTATGGGACTCTAAGCTTTACCTCGTGGAAGGATGGGGTGTTTCAGCTGTTGAAGAAGGTAAAAGAGGTAGTTCAAGAGCATGTTTCGGTATCTGACCTGTCAGGGACTTCAGGAAAGCGACTATATAGCGGGTCTCTTCATCGGTCAGTTTTTTGTTGAGCTGTGTCTCTGCCATGATCTTTACAGCATCTTCAAGCTTCCATACGCTTCCATCGTGGAAATAGGGATAGGTTCTCTCTACGTTTCTCAAAGAAGAGGCTTTGAAAACAAACATATCTTCTTCTTCCTTCGTCACTCCGAACCTTCCAAGGTCTACAGGGATTGTAGGTTTTTCTATGGTTACATAAGGAGCTGTTGCCTTCCAATAGTCAACAAACTGACCAAACTTAAGAAAGGCATCTCCACCGATAGCTGGACCACTATGACAGGATACACAGTCCAACTCTATGAAAAGCTTTAGACCTTTCTTTTCTTCTGGGGTGAGTGCCTTAGTGTTTCCCTTGAGAAATTCATCAAACCTTGAGGGCGTCATAAGAGTTCTTTCAAAGGCTGCTATTGCTTTACCTATGTTTTCATACCTGAGCGGATCTTTTTCATTGGGGAATGCTTTTTTGAACATTTCCACATACTCCGGTATGGACTTTAGCCTTTCTATAACTTCCTTTTCCGAGGGCATTGCCATTTCTATAGGATTTAGTATGGGACCAAGTGCTTGCTCCTCCACATCTTTTGCCCTTCCATCCCAGAATTGAGCAATATGAAGAGCGGCGTTGTAAACTGTCGGGGCATTTCTTGGACCTACCGCCCAGCTATGACCTATTGAAGTCGGAAGGTTATCAACACCATATGAAGCAAGGTTATGGCAGGTATTACAGCTAATAAGACCACTTTTTGAGAGTCTCGGTTCATGGTAGAGCATCTTGCCAAGCTCAATCTTTTCCTTTGTCAGTGGGTTCTCAGGATTCTCGGCTACCTTTGGAAGCGGTTGAAAGAATTTTTTTGCTTCATTCAGAAGATGAGCATCTTCATCTTTGGACTTTTGTGTTTGAGTCTTTTCCTTGATCTGGTTATAAGCACCGGCACCTAATAAAAAAACACCTACCACAGTCACCAAAAGTTTCTTCATAACACCCTCTCCTTCTACATATATTATAATATAAAACATAGCACACCTGAGACATCAAGTGAGAAATTAAGTTATATTCTTTTTTATAAGAAAGATATAAGCAATAGATTAGCCACTTACTCATAGAATTAAAACTCTTTATCCCACTTATCCATACTCTCCAACAACTGCCTCATATCCTTCTTCTCACTCCTACTAACACCTTACTTTCTACCTCACCACCCTCTACATCATATCACTCATAAACACACTCCTTATTATCGTCTTAAAACTAAGTAAGAAAGCGTTTACAATATACACACATCAAAAACTCGTGTATTAATAGGTAAGAACAAGATAATGTTAGAAGTGGCAATTGGTAAAGCCTATTCGGGAAGAACTACAGCTTTTTTGAGCTATAAGAGCTAATATTAAAGCCTAACACTTTGTGTCTGATGGGTATCATGACGGCGTAAATTTTATAAAGTATTTGGAAAAGGGATCAATCAAGTGTGTAATACCGATAAGTGAAACAGAGGGGAGGAAAGTTAAAAATGGGTATAGGAGGCTAGTCAAGAGTAATAAGTTAGAGCAGTTTTTTGATAATGTGAAGTGCATGGGGGTAATAGGAATAAGACGAGATTGTATGAGCTTGTGTAGCCTTGATGATGTTGCTAAAGTATATTTTTTTTGTTTTTCTACGCACCTTGTGGAGTTATTGTCTTGTGTTTCCAAAATAATTCTAAAACAACCTTTTTGCCCTTTCTATATTTCAATTTTTTCTTGAACTCCTTTATCATTTATGAATGTTCCATTGGTAGTGTGAAACAGTTGGTAAAAGTTTCGTTTGTTGAGTCTAAATTTTCAAATATAATTTTTCCTCTCTTTCTATAACAACAGTTTCTTTTTCTCTAAGTTCTTTACGCTGACCTGAGTTCCATTATTTTTCTTAAAAGCTCTCTTTATCAGATTTAAAGGAGAAGATGAAAAGACTTGTTGAGATTGTCTATACTTTGATTAGTTTAATTATAATTACTAAATATAAAAACTATTTTAATCTTTTTAATTTTAGGAAGAGGGATAAAAATGAAGGTTAATTATCCAGAAACAAAGGAAGTTCTCTTAAAAGAACAGATTTTCGAATTTATAATAGAAGATAATTACAGGTGGCTTGAAAATTTTGAAGATAAAGAAGTAAAGGAATGGATAAAAAAACAAAATGAATTCGCGAGAAAAATTCTCGACTTTATCCCACAGAGAGATATAATCGAAAGGGAATACACAGAAATCTTGTTAAAAGAAAGAATAAGTGCCCCAGTTGTTTACAAAGATAAATATTTCTTTTATAAAATAAAAAAAGACCAAAACCACGCAATTTTAT from Candidatus Hydrothermales bacterium encodes:
- a CDS encoding DUF5618 family protein — translated: MENKEKKLEELEKIKEEVIRFYQKSREMLNKSPIDEELNSYEDIRYVRVAYRLLWVAILKVLDYAFLSTGKIGKEELPKNEDEYMDYINRNPFSEDAQLLKKLFETFYKGINIAGYSMGLKEGKEEIDSDFRLAEKFIYRLGIKIEK
- a CDS encoding cytochrome-c peroxidase; this encodes MFYIIIYVEGEGVMKKLLVTVVGVFLLGAGAYNQIKEKTQTQKSKDEDAHLLNEAKKFFQPLPKVAENPENPLTKEKIELGKMLYHEPRLSKSGLISCNTCHNLASYGVDNLPTSIGHSWAVGPRNAPTVYNAALHIAQFWDGRAKDVEEQALGPILNPIEMAMPSEKEVIERLKSIPEYVEMFKKAFPNEKDPLRYENIGKAIAAFERTLMTPSRFDEFLKGNTKALTPEEKKGLKLFIELDCVSCHSGPAIGGDAFLKFGQFVDYWKATAPYVTIEKPTIPVDLGRFGVTKEEEDMFVFKASSLRNVERTYPYFHDGSVWKLEDAVKIMAETQLNKKLTDEETRYIVAFLKSLTGQIPKHALELPLLPSSTAETPHPSTR